A stretch of DNA from bacterium:
TGTCAAATGTCAAATGTTATCAAGATTCTGCTTGATCAAATAGGTCCTCCGGAACAAAACAAAATTGATAAATTAGTTTCTTAATTTTATAAAATTATTTTAAAAATAGAGAAGCCCGATCTCATGGTCGGGCTATATTTATAATATATAATTAAACAAAATAATTTGCAAATATTTTTTTAAATTATATACAAAGTTATTAACAAACTAATATCAAACTTTTATTTATTATCTTTCGTCTGAGTTAATAAGCTGAGTATCTTTAATCCAGCTCATCATACCGCGAAGTTTTCTTCCAACTCTTTCAATTTCGTGATCTTTGTCTTCATCAACGAGTGCTTTAAGATTTGGTTGACCTTTTTGGTTTTCTTCTATCCACTCTTTTGCAAATTCACCGTTCTGAATTTCTTCAAGAATTTTTTTCATTTCAGCTTTGGTATCTTTTGTAACAAGTCTTGGCCCGCGAGTCACATCGCCATATCTGGCTGTATCACTGATAGAATATCTCATATCGCTGATTCCGCCGTAATAAATCAAATCAACAATTAGTTTTAATTCATGAAGACATTCAAAATATGCCATTTCTGGGGGATATCCGCCTTCAACAAGAGTTTCAAAGCCTGCTTTAATCAATGCTGTTGCGCCACCGCAAAGTACAGCCTGTTCTCCGAAAAGATCTGTTTCTGTTTCGTCTTTGAAAGTTGTTTCAATAACGCCGCCTCTAGAGCCTCCGTTACCTTTTGCATAGGCAAGAGCAACATCTAAAGTATCGCCTGATGGATTTTGACCAACAGCTACCAGTGAAGGAACGCCTCTGCCGATTTTGTATTCTGATCTTACAAGGTGTCCAGGACCTTTTGGTGCAACGATGAATGTATTTACATCTGCCGGTGGAACAATCTGCCCGTAGTGAATACTGAAACCATGTCCAAATCCTAAATACTGACCTGCTTTTATATTTGGAGCGATATCTTTGTCATAAATTTCTTTATGAACTGTATCAGGGAGCAAAATCATTAAAACATCAGCCCATTCAACTGCTTCTTGAAATGTTATACATTCCAGACCGGCATTTTTAACTCTCTCACAAGTTTTTGAACCTTCTCTAAGTGCAACTTTTACGTTTGCGCCTGATTCTTTTAAATTTTGAGCGTGTGCATGTCCCTGACTTCCATATCCTAAAATTGCTACTTTTTTAGTTAATATAGGATTAGCGTCAATATCTTTGTCATAATAAACTTTTAAATCTACTGCATTTGACATTATAAATACCTCCAGTACTATTTCAAGTAAATAATAGCACCAAAAAAAAGAAATCAAACCAAAAATATTATTTTGGTTTGATTTCTAAGAGCCGATCTTGCTAAAATATTAAAATTAATATATATAAGCTTTTAAGGCTCGTTTAGGGACTGCGGTTAAAATCATAAACGGCTTGTTTGACAAGGCGGTTCTGATTTTAACAAGACAGCTTCTAAGAATTATTTTATTAATTTAATTTTTATTATCTTTTTCTTCAAATTTATTTTTATGATTCCTGAATTTTTTACGTTCTTCATGCATTTTATTGAATTCTTTTTGTTGTGCAGGAGTCAAAAGCGCCTGAGTTTGTTCAAAATTCGATTTTCTGATAGTTTTTATCGAATCTCTAATACTTCCGGCTTTTTGCTGCTCTGCTTGAATTTCCTGCTCTAAAGCGCCGGAAGATTTTAGCTGATTCAATTTTTCTCTTTCTGCCTTAAGACTCTCAAAGAGAGGTTTGATTTGATCTCTTGAAGCTTCGTGAATGGCTTTCATTTTATCTTTTTGTTCCTGCGTCAGGTTTAGCCTTTTTTCAAATTCAGCCTTTCTTTGTTCCATTTTAGCTTTCATTTCCGGGGAAAATTTGTCAGGATGACGTTTTTCTTCAGCATGAGCAAAATTGGAAAGTCCTGAAATGATAACAATTCCACAAAGAGTAATAAGCAGTTTTTTCATAATAAATCTCCTTCTATTAATTTTTCAAGATCAGCCTGAAGCTGTTTTCTTGCGGTAAATAACCTTGATTTTACAGTTCCAATCGGACATTTTAGTTTTTGCGCAATAATATTTTGTTCCAATTCTTCTATATCATAAAGAATAATAACTTCTTTAAGCTTTGGCGAAAGATTATTTATGGCATTTGTTATCATTTTTTGCCTGAATATTCTTTCTGTTCTTTGATGAGGGGTATCTGTCGCTGCTTTTGCGGATAGGAGTTTTTCATCATCATTAAAAGTTTGTTGAGATTGTTTGTATTGTTTTGATTTAAAAAAATCTTTGCAGGTATTCACCACAATAGTTTTTACATAACCAAAAGGTTTGTCCTGTGCAGAATTTTTCCATATTTTTAAGTAAACATCCTGTTCAATATCCTTTGACGTTTCATCATCAGTAAATTGACCTATTATGTTTCTGATTTTTATTTGGTTTTGTTTAATAAAATCTTCTATTAGCATTATTGGACTTCTAATAACCCGTATTGATCTACCGGAAACGCTGTAGAAACAGACTCATCATAAGCAATTTTTGTAACATAGCAATTATTAAATATAACTGTTGAAGTTATTACAAGTAAAGCTACACTGGCAGCCATATTTACAAAAACTTTAGTTTTTTTTCTTCCTAAAAAATGAGGTTTTGATTCCTTAATTATTTTTTCTGTTATTAACATTTTTTTGTACTCAAAATTACAGGTTTCACAATTTTTAATATGACTTAAAAGTTCATCCTGCGTTTCCTGAATAAAAAGTTTTTCAAATTTATCACAACTCATTTTTTAAACCTTTTAATTATGTTCTCTTAATATCATAACGAAATTGCAAATAAAAAGGTTCAAAATTTAAAAAAAAATTAAACTTCCGAATTTTCAGATTGTAACAAAGTCTTACAATTTTATTTAAAACTCAATAAAAAGAGCAAATTTAAACTAAAACAATTGTTTATATTTATAGCAATTATTTATCTGGTTCATGGAACATAAGTTATAAAATTCGGGAAGGGCAATGACTACACAAAATATTCAAAATTATATACTTTTGCAGCCTTTTCAGAATAATGTTTCCCTTAAGCAAATTTCCGGAGATATACCATCACAAGATGTTCATGGACAAACTCAAATATATCAACCGATACAAAATTATTACATTCCAACAAGATATATTTCTTTGATTAAACAAGGTCAAATTTATTGCGTACCAGTTCCTGTTAGTTATATTCAGACATCAACTCCTGTATATCAGTCTATTCAAAATAATTATATTCCACGATATACATTTTCAAACAAACAAAGTCCTTCTTATTCTGTACCTATCTATTCTCAGGTTAAGCAGGTACAACATAATATAAATGATATGCCTGTTACTGTTCCATTGCAGAAAACACCTGCGCTGCCAATATCGGTTCCTTTTCCTAATTTAAAGCAGGAAGATGAGTATTCTTGCGCACCTGTTTCTGCTGCAAACAGTATTATATGGTTAAGCAACAATGGCTATAAAAATTTATACACATCCAATAATCCTTCTACTCTTATTGAAGAACTTTCAAAACATGTAAA
This window harbors:
- a CDS encoding C39 family peptidase; the encoded protein is MTTQNIQNYILLQPFQNNVSLKQISGDIPSQDVHGQTQIYQPIQNYYIPTRYISLIKQGQIYCVPVPVSYIQTSTPVYQSIQNNYIPRYTFSNKQSPSYSVPIYSQVKQVQHNINDMPVTVPLQKTPALPISVPFPNLKQEDEYSCAPVSAANSIIWLSNNGYKNLYTSNNPSTLIEELSKHVKLIKEVNKGTTANNMCVGLENFINSRGYKISKLEYQGIRPVDDKYKTSMCPDIEKIKKEIKKGNVVLLNLGIYNKKNSQYERHYGHWITVTGTGQNDSLSDDKSLAIHDPYSKSNGNFYIKPAKIESGKFFHNYDDNEKTLTDDASGFYEIPEKFNYLENDEIAVIDGAVILEMDKNSKQ
- the ilvC gene encoding ketol-acid reductoisomerase is translated as MSNAVDLKVYYDKDIDANPILTKKVAILGYGSQGHAHAQNLKESGANVKVALREGSKTCERVKNAGLECITFQEAVEWADVLMILLPDTVHKEIYDKDIAPNIKAGQYLGFGHGFSIHYGQIVPPADVNTFIVAPKGPGHLVRSEYKIGRGVPSLVAVGQNPSGDTLDVALAYAKGNGGSRGGVIETTFKDETETDLFGEQAVLCGGATALIKAGFETLVEGGYPPEMAYFECLHELKLIVDLIYYGGISDMRYSISDTARYGDVTRGPRLVTKDTKAEMKKILEEIQNGEFAKEWIEENQKGQPNLKALVDEDKDHEIERVGRKLRGMMSWIKDTQLINSDER
- a CDS encoding Spy/CpxP family protein refolding chaperone, translating into MKKLLITLCGIVIISGLSNFAHAEEKRHPDKFSPEMKAKMEQRKAEFEKRLNLTQEQKDKMKAIHEASRDQIKPLFESLKAEREKLNQLKSSGALEQEIQAEQQKAGSIRDSIKTIRKSNFEQTQALLTPAQQKEFNKMHEERKKFRNHKNKFEEKDNKN
- a CDS encoding sigma-70 family RNA polymerase sigma factor translates to MLIEDFIKQNQIKIRNIIGQFTDDETSKDIEQDVYLKIWKNSAQDKPFGYVKTIVVNTCKDFFKSKQYKQSQQTFNDDEKLLSAKAATDTPHQRTERIFRQKMITNAINNLSPKLKEVIILYDIEELEQNIIAQKLKCPIGTVKSRLFTARKQLQADLEKLIEGDLL